A single window of Patescibacteria group bacterium DNA harbors:
- a CDS encoding SRPBCC domain-containing protein: EGVREKEWTGGMESYSLGEKDGVTTLTVATDVPPEQVETFQIRFSKALERVKILAEKKA, translated from the coding sequence AGAAGGGGTACGGGAAAAAGAGTGGACTGGTGGAATGGAAAGCTATTCGCTTGGGGAAAAAGATGGCGTTACCACTTTGACGGTCGCAACCGATGTCCCACCCGAACAGGTAGAAACGTTTCAAATCAGGTTTTCCAAAGCTTTGGAGCGGGTAAAAATCTTAGCGGAGAAAAAAGCATAA